In the Gossypium raimondii isolate GPD5lz chromosome 9, ASM2569854v1, whole genome shotgun sequence genome, one interval contains:
- the LOC105798229 gene encoding transcription factor PRE5, translated as MSSRRSRQSTAGVSRISDDQIIELVSKLRQLLPEIRDRRSDKVSASKVLQETCNYIRSLHREVDDLSERLSQLLATIDADSAEAAIIRSLIM; from the exons ATGTCTAGCAGAAGGTCGAGACAGTCAACAGCAGGTGTTTCGAGGATTTCAGATGATCAAATCATTGAACTTGTCTCAAAGTTACGACAGCTTCTGCCTGAGATTCGTGATAGGCGATCTGATAAG GTATCAGCATCCAAGGTCTTACAAGAGACTTGCAATTACATTAGAAGCTTGCATAGGGAGGTGGACGACCTAAGTGAACGGCTCTCACAGTTGTTGGCCACCATTGATGCTGATAGTGCCGAGGCTGCTATTATTAggagtttaattatgtaa